Proteins encoded within one genomic window of Columba livia isolate bColLiv1 breed racing homer unplaced genomic scaffold, bColLiv1.pat.W.v2 Scaffold_134, whole genome shotgun sequence:
- the LOC135577690 gene encoding LOW QUALITY PROTEIN: zinc finger HIT domain-containing protein 2-like (The sequence of the model RefSeq protein was modified relative to this genomic sequence to represent the inferred CDS: inserted 1 base in 1 codon), producing MEASGLDLPCGLCGAAAAPYACPRCKRRLCSLRCYRAHGGCSEAFYREQVLQTLRSDRXSPPALPGLGDALRRPRQLCEAEASAGCEGRGLWGSLSAAEQADFQRLIRTGEASKLMPAWRPWWWCRNKGKNRDKYEHKDEDEDEDEPQIVPPPAIPSSIPALSSFPAPTPSPLLRFQLPHVLFGYVFALSLHGGDESLVPELPGAAIDVAAALRMRRAFRSTAKALRAARDDAKGAGYPAGPLGDAGTVLAVAELLEGPGDNSDNYTQNKAANYNNNYVIMALAHLEQLLSRRRLNLDANERQTFVNAQRKCRFLMSWSQEAPMGTMGEEGDC from the exons ATGGAGGCGTCGGGTCTGGATCTCCCGTGCGGCCTctgcggagccgccgccgccccgtACGCCTGCCCGCGCTGCAAACGCCGCCTCTGCTCCCTCCGCTGCTACCGCGCCCATGGTGGCTGCTCCGAAGCTTTTTACCGAGAGCAGGTGCTGCAAACCCTCCGTTCCGACC GGTCCCCACCAGCTCTCCCCGGCCTGGGGGATGCCTTGAGGCGGCCGCGCCAGCTATGCGAGGCCGAGGCTTCAGCGGGGTGCGAAGGCCGCGGGCTGTGGGGATCGCTCAGCGCGGCAGAACAAGCAGATTTCCAGCGGCTGATCCGCACGGGGGAGGCGTCAAAACTGATGCCGGCATGGAGACCGTGGTGGTGGTGCCGAAATAAAGGTAAAAACCGGGATAAATATGAGCATAAAGAtgaggatgaagatgaggatgagCCGCAAATTGTTCCACCACCCGCCATCCCCTCATCCATCCCCGCACTGAGCTCCTTCCCGGCACCTACGCCGTCCCCATTGCTGCGTTTCCAGCTGCCCCACGTCCTCTTTGGCTACGTCTTTGCCTTGAGCCTCCACGGAGGGGACGAGTCGCTGGTGCCGGAGCTGCCGGGCGCCGCCATTGACGTGGCGGCCGCGCTCAGGATGCGCCGGGCATTCAGATCCACCGCCAAGGCCCTTCGAGCCGCCCGGGATGATGCAAAGGGCGCCGGGTACCCGGCGGGTCCATTGGGAGATGCTGGGACCGTCCTGGCTGTGGCCGAGCTGCTGGAGGGGCCTGGGGACAATAGCGATAATTACACCCAAAATAAGGCCGCTAATTACAACAATAATTACGTAATCATGGCTCTGGCACACCTGGAGCAGTTGTTGAGCAGGAGACGACTTAATTTGGATGCTAACGAGCGCCAAACGTTCGTTAACGCCCAGAGGAAGTGCCGCTTCCTAATGAGCTGGAGCCAGGAGGCACCAATGGGGACgatgggagaggagggagattGTTAA